One part of the Sarcophilus harrisii chromosome 5, mSarHar1.11, whole genome shotgun sequence genome encodes these proteins:
- the PRPH gene encoding peripherin isoform X2 has product MSHLSGLRTSSSSTSYRRTFGAPPSLSPGSFSYSSGSRFSSRLLPSPSPSSSVRLGSFRGPRAGIGALRLPSERLDFSLAEALNQEFLATRSNEKQELQELNDRFASFIEKVRFLEQQNAALRGELSQVKGQEPARADQLCQQELRELRRELELLGRDRDRVQVERDGLAEDLAALKQRLEEEIHKREEAENNLVLFRKDVDDATLSRLELERKIESLMDEIEFLKKLHEEELRDLQVNLESQQVQVEVEATVKPELTAALRDIRTQYESIAVKNLQEAEEWYKSKYADLSDAANRNHEALRQAKQEMNESRRQIQSLTCEVDGLRGTNEALLRQLRELEEQFALEAGGYQAGAARLEEELRQLKEEMARHLREYQELLNVKMALDIEIATYRKLLEGEESRISVPIHSFASFSMKTSVAEPELPDTHSRKMVLIKTIETRDGEVVTESHKEQRSELDKSSTHSY; this is encoded by the exons ATGAGTCACTTATCAGGCCTTCGAACTAGCTCCAGCTCCACATCATACCGGCGTACCTTTGGGGCACCCCCCTCACTGTCCCCAGGCTCCTTCTCCTATTCATCAGGTTCCCGCTTTTCAAGCCGCTTGTTGCCTTCTCCATCCCCTAGCTCTTCTGTTCGTCTGGGAAGCTTCCGGGGACCTCGGGCTGGGATAGGTGCCCTGCGCTTGCCCTCAGAACGACTTGACTTCTCCCTGGCTGAGGCCCTGAACCAGGAGTTTCTAGCCACCCGAAGCAATGAAAAGCAAGAACTTCAGGAGCTCAATGACCGCTTTGCCAGCTTCATTGAGAAAGTTCGGTTCCTGGAGCAACAGAATGCAGCCCTACGGGGAGAGCTGAGTCAGGTCAAAGGCCAAGAGCCTGCCAGAGCTGATCAATTGTGTCAACAGGAGCTTCGGGAGCTTCGCCGGGAGCTGGAGTTGCTGGGCCGAGATCGGGACCGAGTGCAGGTGGAAAGGGATGGGCTGGCCGAGGATCTGGCTGCTCTTAAGCAAAG GTTGGAAGAGGAAATACATAAACGAGAGGAAGCAGAGAATAATCTGGTGCTTTTCCGGAAG GATGTGGACGATGCAACGCTGTCCCgcctagagctggaaagaaagaTTGAGTCCCTGATGGATGAGATAGAATTTCTCAAAAAACTACATGAGGAG GAGCTGAGGGACCTACAGGTGAACCTGGAAAGCCAACAAGTGCAGGTGGAGGTGGAGGCCACGGTGAAGCCCGAGCTGACCGCAGCACTCAGAGATATCCGGACTCAGTATGAAAGCATAGCAGTGAAGAACCTGCAGGAGGCTGAAGAATGGTACAAGTCTAAG TACGCAGACCTGTCGGATGCGGCCAACAGGAACCATGAGGCTCTTCGCCAGGCCAAGCAGGAGATGAATGAGTCCCGAAGGCAAATCCAGAGTCTAACCTGTGAAGTGGATGGGCTTCGGGGAACT AATGAGGCATTGCTTCGGCAACTCCGAGAGCTGGAAGAGCAGTTTGCCCTAGAGGCTGGGGGGTATCAGGCTGGGGCTGCCAGGCTGGAAGAGGAGCTCCGACAGCTGAAGGAGGAGATGGCCCGGCACCTCCGTGAGTACCAGGAACTGCTCAACGTCAAGATGGCCCTGGACATTGAGATTGCCACCTACAGGAAGCTACTGGAAGGCGAAGAGAGCAG GATCTCTGTGCCAATCCACTCCTTTGCTTCCTTCAGCATGAAAACATCTG TGGCTGAACCTGAACTTCCAGATACGCATAGCCGAAAGATGGTTTTGATCAAGACCATAGAAACCAGAGATGGGGAG GTGGTGACTGAGTCCCATAAAGAACAGAGGAGTGAACTAGATAAGTCTTCCACTCATAGCTACTAA
- the PRPH gene encoding peripherin isoform X1: MSHLSGLRTSSSSTSYRRTFGAPPSLSPGSFSYSSGSRFSSRLLPSPSPSSSVRLGSFRGPRAGIGALRLPSERLDFSLAEALNQEFLATRSNEKQELQELNDRFASFIEKVRFLEQQNAALRGELSQVKGQEPARADQLCQQELRELRRELELLGRDRDRVQVERDGLAEDLAALKQRLEEEIHKREEAENNLVLFRKDVDDATLSRLELERKIESLMDEIEFLKKLHEEELRDLQVNLESQQVQVEVEATVKPELTAALRDIRTQYESIAVKNLQEAEEWYKSKYADLSDAANRNHEALRQAKQEMNESRRQIQSLTCEVDGLRGTNEALLRQLRELEEQFALEAGGYQAGAARLEEELRQLKEEMARHLREYQELLNVKMALDIEIATYRKLLEGEESRISVPIHSFASFSMKTSVAEPELPDTHSRKMVLIKTIETRDGEQVVTESHKEQRSELDKSSTHSY; the protein is encoded by the exons ATGAGTCACTTATCAGGCCTTCGAACTAGCTCCAGCTCCACATCATACCGGCGTACCTTTGGGGCACCCCCCTCACTGTCCCCAGGCTCCTTCTCCTATTCATCAGGTTCCCGCTTTTCAAGCCGCTTGTTGCCTTCTCCATCCCCTAGCTCTTCTGTTCGTCTGGGAAGCTTCCGGGGACCTCGGGCTGGGATAGGTGCCCTGCGCTTGCCCTCAGAACGACTTGACTTCTCCCTGGCTGAGGCCCTGAACCAGGAGTTTCTAGCCACCCGAAGCAATGAAAAGCAAGAACTTCAGGAGCTCAATGACCGCTTTGCCAGCTTCATTGAGAAAGTTCGGTTCCTGGAGCAACAGAATGCAGCCCTACGGGGAGAGCTGAGTCAGGTCAAAGGCCAAGAGCCTGCCAGAGCTGATCAATTGTGTCAACAGGAGCTTCGGGAGCTTCGCCGGGAGCTGGAGTTGCTGGGCCGAGATCGGGACCGAGTGCAGGTGGAAAGGGATGGGCTGGCCGAGGATCTGGCTGCTCTTAAGCAAAG GTTGGAAGAGGAAATACATAAACGAGAGGAAGCAGAGAATAATCTGGTGCTTTTCCGGAAG GATGTGGACGATGCAACGCTGTCCCgcctagagctggaaagaaagaTTGAGTCCCTGATGGATGAGATAGAATTTCTCAAAAAACTACATGAGGAG GAGCTGAGGGACCTACAGGTGAACCTGGAAAGCCAACAAGTGCAGGTGGAGGTGGAGGCCACGGTGAAGCCCGAGCTGACCGCAGCACTCAGAGATATCCGGACTCAGTATGAAAGCATAGCAGTGAAGAACCTGCAGGAGGCTGAAGAATGGTACAAGTCTAAG TACGCAGACCTGTCGGATGCGGCCAACAGGAACCATGAGGCTCTTCGCCAGGCCAAGCAGGAGATGAATGAGTCCCGAAGGCAAATCCAGAGTCTAACCTGTGAAGTGGATGGGCTTCGGGGAACT AATGAGGCATTGCTTCGGCAACTCCGAGAGCTGGAAGAGCAGTTTGCCCTAGAGGCTGGGGGGTATCAGGCTGGGGCTGCCAGGCTGGAAGAGGAGCTCCGACAGCTGAAGGAGGAGATGGCCCGGCACCTCCGTGAGTACCAGGAACTGCTCAACGTCAAGATGGCCCTGGACATTGAGATTGCCACCTACAGGAAGCTACTGGAAGGCGAAGAGAGCAG GATCTCTGTGCCAATCCACTCCTTTGCTTCCTTCAGCATGAAAACATCTG TGGCTGAACCTGAACTTCCAGATACGCATAGCCGAAAGATGGTTTTGATCAAGACCATAGAAACCAGAGATGGGGAG CAGGTGGTGACTGAGTCCCATAAAGAACAGAGGAGTGAACTAGATAAGTCTTCCACTCATAGCTACTAA